From Tiliqua scincoides isolate rTilSci1 chromosome 2, rTilSci1.hap2, whole genome shotgun sequence, the proteins below share one genomic window:
- the LOC136640390 gene encoding zinc finger protein 436-like, which yields MAAQRKTEAEKETIVQWWEELRGFLEEQKQLLVGWLEQLTEDITQRRKEGSLSGASAKIPLPCKGGGEMGQQWNSSCSLKGTTSPRNKEDVLFQKPGGGDFVEREQRLGCFSGRRSALQEVLSDFQESLQLEVQNLIESRGISFDSFRVFFPPKWHRTEMHPAKPLQSLAFEDVAVWFVESEWAFLDACQRALYKEVMQENYENLTSLVLTIVELEMASQLHGTEEFGIKSLSMSEWKSKIRSPTPLVSVKWASENGEHHLQPENSEQVASRWPLLGNAGMAMSQEEEEILEQRNQAEEEVQEFTEEGKSVRKATVQQQLPEGEPQNMCQELGSSLHKDICFFCQQRTLPGEKPYKCSDCGESFNKLLNFRSHQRMHSEEKPYKCSYCGRGFCSKQQLNEHERIHRREKLYKCPYCGWCFCSRPELTEHERIHMGEKPYKCSDCGWSFCWKSKLTEHEKIHTGENPYVCSDCGKSFRWRSDLTKHERIHVGENVSKCSICGNSFHQSSSVCTHQRTRTEEKPSRRPVCRKGPGQPSPLLVREKIHPREKPYPCLDCGKRFSRPSNLASHQAIHTGEKPYKCSYCGKGFRRRSELTEHEKFHPGENPYTCLDCGKGFPSNYRLLLHQKTHKGVKPYKCVLCGESFYCRQFFVQHHKTTHSEAPDRDAAQQSLPQTD from the exons ATGGCTGCGCAG AGGAAGACTGAAGCAGAGAAAGAGACGATTGTCCAATGGTGGGAGGAGCTTCGGGGCTTTCTGGAAGAGCAAAAGCAGCTCCTGGTGGGCTGGTTGGAACAGCTGACTGAAGACATCAcccagaggaggaaggaggggagccTTTCGGGAGCCTCTGCCAAGATTCCCCTGCCctgcaagggaggaggagagatggGGCAGCAGTGGAATTCCAGCTGCTCTCTGAAG GGTACCACTAGCCCCAGGAACAAGGAAGATGTCCTCTTCCAGAAGCCGGGAGGAGGTGACTTTGTGGAGCGGGAACAGAGGCTCGGTTGTTTTTCTGGAAGGAGATCGGCCTTGCAGGAGGTGCTGAGTGACTTCCAAG agtCACTGCAGCTGGAAGTACAGAACCTAATAG AGTCCAGGGGCATCTCCTTCGACAGCTTTAGAGTGTTTTTTCCTCCCAAATGGCACAGGACAGAAATGCACCCAGCAAAGCCGCTGCAG TCCTTGGCCTTTGAAGATGTGGCTGTGTGGTTTGTGGAGAGCGAGTGGGCTTTTCTGGATGCCTGCCAGAGAGCTCTCTACAAGGAGGTCATGCAGGAGAACTATGAGAACCTGACCTCGCTGG TCCTGACCATTGTGGAACTTGAAATGGCCTCTCAGTTGCACGGCACAGAGGAGTTCGGGATCAAAAGCTTGTCCATGTCAGAGTGGAAGAGCAAGATAAGGAGTCCCACTCCTCTAG TAAGTGTCAAATGGGCGAGTGAAAATGGAGAGCATCATCTTCAGCCAGAGAATTCTGAGCAGGTAGCATCACGGTGGCCATTGTTGGGAAATGCTGGGATGGCCAtgtcccaggaggaggaggagatcctGGAGCAGAGAAACCAGGCTGAGGAGGAAGTGCAAGAGTTTACTGAAGAGGGCAAAAGTGTCAGAAAAGCCACAGTCCAGCAGCAATTGCCTGAAGGAGAGCCACAGAATATGTGCCAGGAGCTTGGGAGTAGCCTTCACAAAGACATTTGTTTTTTCTGCCAGCAGAGAACCCTGCCTGGAGAGAAACCATACAAGTGTTCAGACTGCGGGGAGAGCTTCAACAAACTATTAAATTTTAGGAGTCACCAGAGGATGCACTCGGAAGAGAAGCCATACAAGTGCTCTTACTGTGGGAGGGGCTTCTGTTCGAAGCAACAACTCAACGAGCACGAGAGAATCCACAGGAGAGAGAAGTTATACAAGTGCCCTTACTGCGGGTGGTGCTTCTGTTCAAGGCCGGAACTGACCGAACATGAGAGGATCCACATGGGTGAGAAACCGTACAAGTGCTCTGACTGCGGGTGGAGCTTCTGCTGGAAGTCGAAACTGACCGAACACGAGAAGATCCACACGGGCGAGAACCCGTACGTGTGCTCTGACTGCGGGAAGAGTTTCCGTTGGAGGTCAGACCTGACCAAACATGAGAGGATCCACGTGGGCGAGAACGTGTCCAAATGTTCAATCTGTGGCAACAGCTTTCACCAGAGCTCCAGCGTCTGCACGCATCAGAGGACTCGCACAGAAGAGAAGCCGTCCAGGCGCCCTGTCTGCAGGAAGGGCCCTGGTCAACCGTCGCCCCTCCTTGTGCGTGAGAAGATCCACCCTAGAGAAAAACCGTATCCCTGCTTGGACTGTGGGAAAAGGTTCAGCAGACCATCCAATCTTGCGAGCCACCAGGcgatccacacaggagagaagccctacaAGTGCTCTTACTGTGGGAAGGGATTTCGTCGGCGGTCGGAACTGACCGAACACGAGAAGTTCCACCCGGGCGAGAATCCTTATACTTGCTTGGACTGTGGGAAAGGGTTCCCGTCGAACTACCGCCTGCTTCTGCACCAGAAGACGCACAAGGGGGTGAAGCCCTATAAATGTGTTCTGTGCGGAGAGAGTTTTTATTGCAGGCAGTTCTTTGTCCAGCATCATAAGACCACCCACTCCGAGGCGCCAGACCGGGACGCTGCTCAACAGTCACTGCCCCAAACTGATTAG